The Dethiosulfovibrio salsuginis genome contains the following window.
AGACCAGAGAGAGAGGCTTACTCAGGGGATCGGACCTCAGGTTGTCCACGTTGAAGTCAAGATAGAACTTGTCCGCCATCTCCCTTCGCCACTGCTCCACCAGCCCGGCGGGAGCGGCTATCATGATCCGCTTCGCCACCTTGGACAGCACCAGAGAGCGAAAGGCCAGCCCCGCCTCTATGGTCTTTCCCAGCCCCACCTCGTCGCAGAGCAAATAGCCCATAGGCCAGGAATCGACCAGCCTTCGGGCCACCACCCTCTGGTGGGGCCAAGGGGCCACAGGGGCGGTCTCCATGCCGACGTAAAGCCCTCCCGGCAAAGTCGGACCGGCCTCTATCAGCGAAAAGCGAAGCCACTCCAGAGGACTGGGGGCAGGCCCGGTCAAACCGGGCTTGCCGTCGAGCTCAACAGGTCGGGAAGGACTCCTGGAAAAGGATATAAGCCTCTCACGGACCGCCTCTGGAAGAGGCAGGACCCTGAGATGTCTGTGTTCATCTCCCCATATGACCTCAAAATCCTCTCGGTGTTTCCCGATCCTTCCGGCACTGGGACCGGCCCACCAATCGGCCTCCAGGGTTATGTTCTCGGCGTTGCGGACCAGGGCGGTTCGAGACTCGTTGAGAGATCCCGAGGCCATGAGCCAACGGTGGTGGCGATCCCGGAAGAGGGCCCACTTTTCGTGGACGTACCCTCCCTCGGGAGAGTCGAAAGGAAGGGGCTCTCTTGTTCCAGGGCGAACCCTGAAGGCCACCTTGACCTCTAAAACCCCTCTTGCGACCATCCAGGCCAGAAGCTCTACCCCCCGGGATTCCTCCTTTGGCCAGCGATGGCAGTCGCCAAGGCGGTCCTGAAGCCGAAGGGAAAGCCTCTCCTCGTCGCCCTTTAAGATAGCCTCCACGTCGGCGGGGTCCAGATCGGCACCGACTATAAGCCTCATAGAGCCCCCTTCCTCGGAGAAGGAGGAAAAACCCTGAGAGGCCACCGCCAGCGAGGAAGAGGTGAAAAAACCGGCGACCCTCAGGTATTCCTGCGAACGAGACAGGGCGGGAACGTAAAACTCCCTCAGTATATCGACCTGAGAGCCGTCGGGACGGACCTCGGAGGTTCTGTAGGAATCCTGCCAGTGGAAATCGGTAAAACCGCCCGATCTGCCCGAGGCCATCTAGATCACTCCTTCAGTCCAAACAGTATAAACTCCGCCTCCTTGCGGAGGGTTTCGTCTCCCACCTGATCGGCCCATATCCTGAGCAGATCGACGACGGTGGACCGGTTGTCCGAGCCGTTACGCTCCAGATATCCCCGGGCGACCGGCACGTCTCCCTCCCGATAGGCCATTATCAGGCCCTGAAGGACGTCCCACTCGGTCTTAGGCGACTGGACACGACGGGCGGACCTCTCCTCCGGAAGGGCAATCCTCAGAGAGCTGCCCTTTTTCACCAAAGGGGCGAAGTAGCCGTCGTCGGCTCCCTGGGCGGACCTACGTCCACCTATATCGTCGTTTATGCCTATAAATCGGCCATCAGGGGAATAGCCGCCGTTTCTCACCTCAAGGGCTATACCCAGCGATCGGGAGAGGTTTAGGGCCTCGCTGTAGGGAAACTGGCCCAGGCCGAATATGCCGAGCATAGTCAGGGCCATTCCCGCCTCAGGGGAGAGGTCCTCCATCTTGAGATGTCCTCCGGTGATTCGGGCCATTCTGTTCTGGGCCACCACCTGGGAAGCCTCGTTCATGGCCCTCACAGGGGAGACCCTTTCCTCTCCGTCCATAACCGGCCAGTTCTCCGACAAAACCCTGAGGGCCCTGCCGTAACTGCCGACCATCTCGTCTACCGGGTTCAGCCTGAGTGCCCGAAAATCCTCCAGCCCCTGGGACACCGCGGACCGTATCTCCTGCTGCACCCCAACCCCTCCGAAGCCCGACCAGAGAGAGGGCTCCCTCTCCTCCATGGACCTCTTGCGGCAGGAGATGAAGATAGAGCTTACCCCTGCAGCCATTTCTTTATGATGGATATCTCTAGCTGACTCCGACTCAACCGGCATAGAGGAGGTTATAACCCAACCGTTCTCGATCAGGGCGATAGTCAAGGTCTCCCAGGCGTTCTGGCTCTTGTGGGTGAACATCATGGTCATTATGCCGTCGTCTTTCAGAACCCTCCGGGCCTCCTGAAAGATCTCCCCCATCGTCCTCTCGTAGGCGGCCTTGGCCCCGGCGGCCCCTCCGTCTCGGTCGGGGTTCGCCACCGCCTCGTCGGCTTTGTTGGTGAGCCTGTTTCGGTAGAGATCGGGATAGAGGTCGAAAAGGGTCCGTCTCTGCCAGACGTAGAAGTAGTCCGAAAGCTCGGCGTACTGGACGTTGTTGTAGTAAGGGGGGTCGAAACAGATGACGTCCACCGACCGATCGTCAACCGACTCCATATGGGCGGCGGTTCCGTTGACGATGGTCACAGGAGGCTTTCCACCGGTGGCCTTTCTGATCGGGTCCGCCAGCTCCGCTATGCCTTTATAAGCATCAATAACTTGGGATAAGCCCCAAGCAAAGCCCGAGTTTTCACCAGAGAAAATCAGCTCTCCCATGGTCCACTTCAAGGAAAAATCATGCCTGGTAAATGTATGTGCTATTACACCTCTGCTAGCGTGCCACAACGTCTGACGGCTGTTGTAGTCCAGGCCCTTGTCTATGGCGAACTGGAGGTAGGTCACCACCGCCCTCCCTCTCTCCTCCCCAAGCTCGGACAGAATGCGAGGTTTAAGGGAGTTGAGCTCCTCTATGAGGGTCAGGTGGCCCAGAAGCTGCCTGGGAGTGAACATATCGCACCACCGGGACATGCCGTATATAGCCGGTCTCATATCGTTGCCCTGAGGAAAGCTTTCCGTCGGGATCAGGCCCATGTCGTCCCATCGGTCCCAGTTGGCCTCAAGGGTCCTCTGTGCCTCGTCCAGAGCCGCCAGGTCCGCCTGGTTCGGCGGTCGGAAAAACCGCACCTTCTCCGTCTTTATCTGGCCCGCCTTGGCTCCGGTTTTATAACGCTGGATATCTCCATTGCCGTCCAGCTTAGGCTGATACCTGACCGCCGCCACGGCGTAGAGGACGTCTTTCCACCTTCCGTGAGGCGATTCCCCCCGGGCCTGTCTTTTTATCTCGTCGGCGTCGATGGTCTGTCGGCAGTGGACGCACTGGCCGACCCCTCTGGCCACGGTGGACAGCTCGGGGTTCTGGCCCTCAGGGCCTTTTCCCTTTAC
Protein-coding sequences here:
- a CDS encoding DUF1156 domain-containing protein codes for the protein MTLTEHHDLRLIEAGFPCHQVGAETQRERGASSALPPLYFLHVWWARRPLTPSRAAILGSILPADTDPDWFLQELGIEKRVVRIGDQEWVLTGKVLDLVEIDEKSGDLFIPSTSLMPFLNAENLRRSQCRSMISKLEEASSSLAKDAVLLRWKNESEELNNCDLPEKMEVCKVPADPYHIKERIEFAQRQEVVSILGSSIKWNPENLYGYTRAFTESPSVMLKGKKILDLTSGGGSIPFEGLRCGCDVVANELNPVATAILHGTLSFPFKFGVSLCEDIERWGQKLVDAVSLKMEFVTPFSEIPRQEVQVLRKICGDDEDLFREFSGKEYDQTGILFTRQVICPHCGGDAPLLNTCWLAKGSGDKWGVEVITDGSPSGGKVRFKTYPVVKGKGPEGQNPELSTVARGVGQCVHCRQTIDADEIKRQARGESPHGRWKDVLYAVAAVRYQPKLDGNGDIQRYKTGAKAGQIKTEKVRFFRPPNQADLAALDEAQRTLEANWDRWDDMGLIPTESFPQGNDMRPAIYGMSRWCDMFTPRQLLGHLTLIEELNSLKPRILSELGEERGRAVVTYLQFAIDKGLDYNSRQTLWHASRGVIAHTFTRHDFSLKWTMGELIFSGENSGFAWGLSQVIDAYKGIAELADPIRKATGGKPPVTIVNGTAAHMESVDDRSVDVICFDPPYYNNVQYAELSDYFYVWQRRTLFDLYPDLYRNRLTNKADEAVANPDRDGGAAGAKAAYERTMGEIFQEARRVLKDDGIMTMMFTHKSQNAWETLTIALIENGWVITSSMPVESESARDIHHKEMAAGVSSIFISCRKRSMEEREPSLWSGFGGVGVQQEIRSAVSQGLEDFRALRLNPVDEMVGSYGRALRVLSENWPVMDGEERVSPVRAMNEASQVVAQNRMARITGGHLKMEDLSPEAGMALTMLGIFGLGQFPYSEALNLSRSLGIALEVRNGGYSPDGRFIGINDDIGGRRSAQGADDGYFAPLVKKGSSLRIALPEERSARRVQSPKTEWDVLQGLIMAYREGDVPVARGYLERNGSDNRSTVVDLLRIWADQVGDETLRKEAEFILFGLKE